From Saccharibacillus brassicae:
GAGGTCGGCCTGCATCCGGAATACGATTTCGAAATTGACTTTCCGACCGACCTGCCGTACGACGTATTCCGGCCGAACGATTCCAATCGGGGCAGCCAGATCCTTTTGCTCGGCAAGCAGGATAAACTGAGAGAAATTTCCGAAGTTTCCGATATTATTAGATCGATCAGCGGGCTGCAGCGGGGCAAAAACCATTTGTATTACCCCCACCACAAACTCGCCGAAGTCATCTCGAAGCTGCCGTCAAAAATCGCGTCGATTTTCCCGATTTCGCCGGACTAAGCACTTTTTTGCCGAAAACGATCCGAAATCCGCGAACTTTTCCCGTTTTGAAAAACAGTCGTAAATTCGTGAAAAACATTAGGCGGCCGCGTCTCGGCAGCCTATTTTTATGAAAAGGAGAGATCATTATGTTATTTGATACTCATACTCATATGGACGCGCCCGAATTCGAAGCGGACCGGGACGAAGCGATGGCCCGGGCCGTCGAAGCGGGCGTGACCCGGATGGTCAATATCGGCTTCAACCGCGAGACTATTCCGACGACGCTTGCGCTGGCCGACAAGTACCCGTTCGTCTATGCGGCGATCGGCTGGCATCCCGTCGATGCGATCGATATGCAGGAAGGCGACCTGGAATGGATCGAATCGCTCTGTGCTCACGAGAAAGTGGTGGCGATCGGCGAGATCGGGCTCGATTACCACTGGGACAAATCGCCCAAAGACGTTCAGCATCGGGTGCTGCGGGAGCAGATCGCGCTGGCGAAACGGGTCAAGCTGCCGATCGTGATCCACAACCGCGAAGCCCACGAAGACACGATCCGAATCCTCAAGGAAGAGAACGCTTCGGAAGTCGGCGGCATCATGCATGCGTTCTCCGGCAGCTGGGAAACGGCCAAAATCTGCCTCGACCTGGGCTTCCATCTCTCGTTCGGCGGACCGGTCACTTTCAAGAACGCCAAGCAGCCCAAAGAGGTGCTTGAGAAGACGCCGATGGACCGGCTGCTGATCGAGACGGATGCGCCGTATTTGACGCCGCATCCGTACCGCGGAAAGCGCAACGAGACCGCTTATGTTCGCCTCGTCGCCGAGACAGCCGCCCAGCTAAAAGGAATTTCTCTGGAAGAAATTGCCGAACAGACAATGAAAAATGCGAATAAACTTTTTGGTATCGGTTCTTAAAGAGAGCAAATGCGGTGAAAAGAAGAGTATTTACGAGATATTAATCTCTTAGGTCCAAAAAAGGGCAGAAGATTACAAATTTTTAACCTTTTACTCTGAAATACGTCAAAACGAGCAGCTTTACAAACAAGTGTGAAAAAAGCTATTATCTTGTCAGTGATTAATCCGGCCGTATGTTCGGTTAATCCGACAAATTCATGTACCGTCTCGCTGAATCTTCGTCAGGAATGACGAAGAACGGGGGAACCCGAAGCGGTCTGCCGATTATGATTTCCGAACTCACCGTTCGGCGAAAGCAGCCCGTGGTCGATTCCTTTTCAACTGGGTCTACGGGGTGAATTGGAGGTCTTCTCGCCATGAGCGGAAGAACCGACATAGGACGACTCTCTTCGTCCGAACCCGACAGCTAACCTCGTAAGCGCACAATAAGAGAGAGGCAGCCACGCGCCTTATGTTTTCCTCAGATCGTCAACTTGTCGATTTTATAAGAGGGAAGCCCGCGGAAGAGTCCTCTTAAGTTTTCTTAAGCCGCTCTTTCCACAGGCTTCTTTTGTTTTATGGCAGTTCTGCCGGAGGGAACAGCGTACATAAGGGTGGGATTCAAGGCTGAACTTTTAGACCGGGATGAACGTAGAGACGTGTTCTCCGATCGGAATCGGGAGGAACATACGGGAAGCACGCTTTTTGCGCTGCCCGTTTCTACGAAAAAATAGCAAGTAGTCGCGTCAATTTTTCTATGTATGCACTTGACGGCGGGGCTATGGAGGAGGACGGAAGAGTGGGAATTTTCACCAAAGAAGACACCCATGGTTCACGATCATCCAGCATGACTTACGCTTGGCGTTGGAAACGCCAGAACGGGCTTCAAATTTTGGGTGTCGCACTATTCGTCGTCGCAGTCGTGACGATGGTACTGCTCGGACTGTATGCACAGGCCGAGAAGCATATTGTGCTGATCGTAGACGGAAAAGAACAAGCGGTAAGCACGCATAAAGGCAGCCTTCAGGAACTGCTGGACGAGCATTCGCTCAGCCTGAAGCCTCAAGATGACGTATCGATGGCGCTCGGCGCTTCGGTTCAGGACGGCGATCGCATCGCGATCACGACAGCCGTACCCGTCACCTTGACGATCGACGAGAAAAGCGAGAAGCGCTTCACGACCGAGAAAACGGTAGCCGCGGCGCTCGCAAGCTGGGACGTCGAGCTCGGCCAATTCGATAAAATCTCGGTACCGGTCAGCTCCCCCGTCCAAAACGGCGGAGCGGTGAACATCACCACGGCCGTGCCGGTCACGGTATCCGTCGACGGCAAAAGCAAGCAGGCCTATACCGCCGAGAAAACGGTAGCCGCGGCGCTTGAAGGATGGGAAATCCCGTTCAGCGCGCACGACAAGATCTCCGTACCGCTGAGCGCCGCCGTCGAAGCGGACAGCAAGATCGCGATTACGACCGCCATTCCGATCAACCTGACGGTAGGCGGAGAATCGCAAAAGACCCTGACGACCGAAAGAACGGTTGAAGGCGCGCTGTCCGCGATGGACATCGAGCTGGGCGAACACGACAAAGTGTATCCGGGCGCTACGGCTCCATTGACGGAGAACGCCGACGTGTCCGTGTACCGCATCAACAAGTTCACGGCCGATCAGGAAGTCAAAGTACCGTACAAGACGATTGAAAAAGAAGACTCCTCGCTGCTGAAAGGCAAAACCAAAACGGTCCAGGCCGGCGTCGAAGGCGTCGTGGTCCACAAGGTCGAAAAGGTGTATCAAGACGGAGAATTCGTAACCAAGTACGTCGTCGACAAAAAAGTCAAAACCGAAAAGCAGGACGAGATCATCGCCGTCGGCACGAAAGAGCCGGTCGTCGAGAAGACGTTTGCGCCGGCAGCCGCCGCCAAACCGTCGGCCAAAGCGGCCTCCGCCAAGTCTTCCTCGTCCGCCAAAGGATTCGAATATAAAACCGTGCTGACCGGCGTGGCCGCTACCGCTTATTCTTCGGAACAACCGGGTATCGGAACGCGCACCGCAACGGGCACGACCGTGGCCGAAGGCCGTACGATCGCTGTCGATCCGAACGTAATTCCGCTCGGATGGTGGGTCTATATCGAAGGATACGGATACCGCAAAGCGGAAGACACAGGCAGCGCGATCAAAGGCAAGAAGATCGACATGTACTACGACAGCCTCGGAGCGGCGCTGAACTTTGGCCGCAAATCCGGTCTGACGATTTACGTGATCGGACCGAACAAGCCGTAACGAAGTTCGTTTCCGAAGCGGGCGTTTACGCTGACGGCCGCCGGATGCTATAATCAACCGTATAGGAAACGAAACCGAAGAAGAGGAGGTTCTCCTCTTCTTTTTGTTATGAGAGCCAAAGGAGCGGACACATGATCAGAGAAATGATTGTCGTGGAAGGACGCGACGATACGGTCGCGATCAAGCGGGCGGTCGACGCGGACACGATCGAGACCGGAGGGTCGGCGATCGGGGCGGCGGTAATTCGCCGCGTCAAGCTGGCGATGGAGCGGCGGGGCGTAATCATTTTGACCGATCCGGATTTTGCGGGAGAACGGATACGCAAAATCGTGGCACAGAAAGTGCCCGGCTGCAAGCACGCTTTTATTCCCGAAGCCGATGCCACGCGCAAAGGCGATATCGGCGTCGAGAACGCTTCGCCGGAAGCGATTCGCCGCGCGCTGGAGCGGGTGCATACGGAGATGCCGGGCGGGGAGAGCCAGATCGACTGGCAGGACCTGATCGAGACCGGACTGATCGTGCACCCGAACGCGGCGGCAAGGCGCATGGCGATGGGCAACCTGCTCGGCATCGGCTACTGCAACGGCAAGCAATTCCATAATCGGCTGCGCATGTTCCAGATC
This genomic window contains:
- a CDS encoding TatD family hydrolase; translated protein: MLFDTHTHMDAPEFEADRDEAMARAVEAGVTRMVNIGFNRETIPTTLALADKYPFVYAAIGWHPVDAIDMQEGDLEWIESLCAHEKVVAIGEIGLDYHWDKSPKDVQHRVLREQIALAKRVKLPIVIHNREAHEDTIRILKEENASEVGGIMHAFSGSWETAKICLDLGFHLSFGGPVTFKNAKQPKEVLEKTPMDRLLIETDAPYLTPHPYRGKRNETAYVRLVAETAAQLKGISLEEIAEQTMKNANKLFGIGS
- a CDS encoding ubiquitin-like domain-containing protein, which gives rise to MTYAWRWKRQNGLQILGVALFVVAVVTMVLLGLYAQAEKHIVLIVDGKEQAVSTHKGSLQELLDEHSLSLKPQDDVSMALGASVQDGDRIAITTAVPVTLTIDEKSEKRFTTEKTVAAALASWDVELGQFDKISVPVSSPVQNGGAVNITTAVPVTVSVDGKSKQAYTAEKTVAAALEGWEIPFSAHDKISVPLSAAVEADSKIAITTAIPINLTVGGESQKTLTTERTVEGALSAMDIELGEHDKVYPGATAPLTENADVSVYRINKFTADQEVKVPYKTIEKEDSSLLKGKTKTVQAGVEGVVVHKVEKVYQDGEFVTKYVVDKKVKTEKQDEIIAVGTKEPVVEKTFAPAAAAKPSAKAASAKSSSSAKGFEYKTVLTGVAATAYSSEQPGIGTRTATGTTVAEGRTIAVDPNVIPLGWWVYIEGYGYRKAEDTGSAIKGKKIDMYYDSLGAALNFGRKSGLTIYVIGPNKP
- the rnmV gene encoding ribonuclease M5, which produces MIREMIVVEGRDDTVAIKRAVDADTIETGGSAIGAAVIRRVKLAMERRGVIILTDPDFAGERIRKIVAQKVPGCKHAFIPEADATRKGDIGVENASPEAIRRALERVHTEMPGGESQIDWQDLIETGLIVHPNAAARRMAMGNLLGIGYCNGKQFHNRLRMFQISRQEFVDALSQIENEGS